The Nonlabens spongiae genome contains a region encoding:
- a CDS encoding T9SS type B sorting domain-containing protein gives MKNFILFLFAMIAATVSLNAQNPPPDPPEFPMGDIQYDVCLGTFTDSQGSDLNYLPGETLTTTICSPFPTDRSFVNFTAFDLAPGDVLLAYDGDSANAPFIGAYGSFLAPSLIEASLSNTSGCLTFVFTSNAVSQTAAGWEATIGCIDSCQTIESQVTVTPAPSVDGVVRICQGDTVTVNGTPVFPSAGTPTEEIQLPDGSVISGNSATQTIQDPGVYIFDYIVTDPLTGCRDRTIEDVVVLVSTTPDFTGTEADSEIVCFGDQVDITAMVETQQFAAQIAPPVSGATFLPDSAGSIYTTPITVNGFNPGQTFNAATDLQSVYINMEHSFMGDLDIILRAPNGVEVFLMEYPNGGGATWLGEAIDVTPVTNAPGVGYTYTFTEVGAGTQTLAQAGQALPGAVPVPEGDYLPEDPFADFIGSDLNGDWEIVVIDNLSLDNGWVFEWGLNFNPNIIPPNDRTYEPQEVTTTWLPNPDIVSTSTDGTVITVAPSVVGQNCYDLEFSDDFGCTYFETVCVEMVEEIITATPADIEVCASLGNTNVNLNPQGTIALNNLAVLDYRIRYYTDRTEAENGAATNITNTSSYPVTADTEIFIRVENARSGCFEIESFMIDFSDIVANPVADLTECDAFPFDDSDGFDLTQEESTLLGPNLDPTTVDILYYLSASAAQAGVPGTEISNPTNYDSTSDEIFVRVQDSANPGCFDTTSFNLIVTPLAPTTAVADVEECDTFPFDLTTDFDLGVNEGLILNGRDANNFTFQYYTSEADALANAGEIPVNYEGDDMEQIFVVLTETATGCAEVYTFNLTTLDAPPIGVAPDLSECDEAPFDLRLEFDLSQQDDAIRGGLSPTDYSVGYYTSESNAFNDVDQLPTNYEAADGEIIYAALTDLSTGCVNVSSFSITVEECEVIFPEGFTPNNDGINDTFEIPNIQQYANFSLKVFNRYGTMVYETSASNYVEFDGVPNSGLNSGDGLLPVGTYFYTMEFNDGQTQDIASWLYINY, from the coding sequence ATGAAAAACTTTATTCTTTTTCTGTTTGCAATGATAGCGGCAACCGTGTCGCTTAATGCTCAAAACCCACCGCCAGATCCGCCAGAATTTCCTATGGGAGATATTCAATATGATGTTTGTTTGGGAACATTTACTGATTCTCAAGGGTCTGATTTGAATTATTTACCAGGTGAAACTTTGACTACGACTATTTGTTCACCTTTTCCTACGGACAGATCTTTTGTGAATTTTACTGCTTTTGATCTAGCGCCTGGGGATGTATTACTTGCTTATGATGGTGATAGTGCAAATGCGCCATTTATTGGAGCATACGGTTCTTTTTTAGCCCCCTCTTTAATCGAAGCATCATTAAGTAATACTTCAGGTTGCTTAACATTTGTTTTTACCTCTAATGCTGTGAGTCAAACAGCAGCGGGATGGGAGGCGACTATAGGATGTATCGATTCTTGTCAGACAATTGAAAGTCAGGTAACAGTTACCCCTGCGCCTAGTGTGGATGGAGTTGTAAGAATTTGTCAAGGAGATACAGTGACAGTAAACGGGACACCTGTATTTCCATCTGCGGGTACTCCTACTGAAGAAATACAATTGCCTGACGGTTCAGTGATCTCTGGAAACAGTGCAACTCAAACGATACAAGATCCTGGAGTTTATATTTTTGATTACATCGTTACTGATCCTTTGACTGGATGTAGAGATCGAACTATTGAAGATGTCGTGGTTCTAGTTTCTACCACCCCTGATTTTACGGGTACTGAAGCAGATAGTGAAATTGTCTGTTTTGGTGATCAAGTGGACATTACCGCAATGGTAGAGACGCAACAATTTGCTGCTCAAATTGCACCACCAGTTTCAGGAGCAACCTTTCTACCAGATTCCGCTGGTTCTATTTATACAACCCCTATTACAGTAAATGGTTTCAACCCTGGTCAAACATTTAATGCAGCAACTGATCTGCAATCTGTTTATATTAATATGGAGCACTCTTTTATGGGTGATTTAGATATTATTCTCAGAGCTCCAAACGGTGTAGAGGTATTCCTGATGGAATATCCTAATGGTGGGGGAGCTACATGGCTAGGTGAAGCTATTGATGTAACTCCAGTAACTAATGCGCCTGGAGTAGGTTATACATATACCTTTACCGAAGTTGGCGCAGGAACTCAGACGCTGGCTCAAGCTGGTCAAGCTTTGCCTGGAGCTGTCCCAGTCCCAGAGGGCGATTATTTACCAGAAGACCCTTTTGCAGATTTTATCGGTTCTGATTTGAATGGAGACTGGGAAATTGTTGTTATCGATAATTTATCTCTAGACAATGGATGGGTATTTGAATGGGGACTCAATTTTAACCCTAATATTATTCCACCTAACGATCGTACGTACGAGCCTCAGGAAGTTACTACAACGTGGCTCCCTAATCCTGACATTGTAAGTACTAGCACTGACGGCACCGTTATAACGGTAGCGCCATCTGTTGTAGGTCAAAACTGTTATGATCTTGAATTTAGTGATGACTTTGGATGTACTTATTTTGAAACGGTTTGCGTCGAAATGGTAGAAGAGATCATTACTGCAACACCTGCTGATATCGAAGTTTGTGCATCACTCGGAAATACGAATGTGAATCTTAATCCTCAAGGTACGATTGCATTAAATAATCTTGCTGTACTTGACTATAGAATTAGATACTATACAGACAGAACAGAGGCTGAGAATGGTGCCGCTACTAATATTACGAACACGAGTTCTTATCCCGTTACTGCAGATACTGAGATTTTTATCAGAGTTGAAAATGCAAGATCAGGATGTTTTGAAATTGAGTCATTCATGATTGATTTCTCTGATATCGTTGCAAACCCTGTCGCCGACTTGACTGAGTGCGATGCTTTCCCTTTTGATGATAGCGACGGTTTTGATCTTACTCAAGAGGAATCTACTCTTTTAGGTCCTAATCTTGATCCTACCACAGTAGACATTCTTTATTACTTGAGCGCTTCCGCAGCTCAAGCTGGAGTTCCAGGAACTGAAATATCAAATCCTACTAACTATGATTCAACTTCAGATGAGATCTTTGTAAGAGTTCAGGATAGTGCAAATCCTGGATGTTTTGATACTACCAGTTTCAATTTAATCGTAACACCATTAGCGCCTACCACCGCAGTAGCTGATGTTGAAGAGTGTGACACATTCCCATTTGACTTGACTACAGATTTTGACTTAGGTGTTAATGAAGGTTTGATTTTGAATGGTCGTGATGCGAATAATTTTACATTTCAATATTACACATCAGAGGCTGATGCACTTGCAAATGCTGGTGAGATCCCAGTAAATTACGAGGGAGATGATATGGAGCAAATTTTTGTAGTTCTTACTGAAACTGCAACGGGTTGTGCAGAGGTGTATACCTTCAACTTAACTACTCTTGATGCACCGCCTATAGGTGTAGCTCCAGATTTATCTGAATGTGATGAAGCACCATTTGATCTAAGACTTGAGTTTGATTTGAGCCAACAAGATGATGCGATTAGAGGTGGATTATCTCCTACTGACTACTCTGTTGGTTATTACACTTCTGAATCAAATGCGTTCAATGACGTTGATCAATTGCCTACTAATTATGAAGCTGCCGATGGTGAGATCATTTATGCAGCACTAACAGATCTTTCTACAGGTTGTGTCAATGTATCTTCATTTAGCATAACAGTGGAAGAATGTGAGGTCATTTTCCCTGAAGGCTTTACACCTAATAACGATGGAATTAATGACACTTTTGAAATCCCAAACATTCAGCAGTATGCAAATTTCAGTCTCAAAGTATTTAATAGATACGGGACTATGGTTTATGAAACATCTGCTTCTAATTACGTAGAATTTGACGGTGTTCCTAACTCCGGGTTGAATTCTGGAGATGGACTATTGCCCGTAGGAACTTATTTCTACACCATGGAATTTAATGACGGCCAAACTCAAGATATCGCGAGTTGGTTATACATTAACTACTAA
- the corA gene encoding magnesium/cobalt transporter CorA codes for MKNPLSRLRRRATPKAVQNVFTPPGTISYVGEERSGPVETETIIYNEKEYEKLENIKQGQLNPDLHYWFNIDGVHDTDILEQVGKRFHLHLLLLEDIANTTQRPKTEFYGDYIYQCIKMISYDRDSQELKSEQVSIILTSDAVITFQEKTGDVFENVRDRLENSKGRIRKVKQDYLFYALIDSIIDHYFIVMEQIGDYLDELEDEIFDDPKKDSLNQAQHNKRLLLDLRRAIYPLRESISRLLKEDSSLIESKTHAFLQDAYDHCIQIIETLESFREINAGLRDMYLSSVSHKMNQVMQVLTVVSTMFIPMTFVAGIYGMNFQHIPELTWEHGYAYFWIINGFIAVVLIAFFKWKKWL; via the coding sequence ATGAAAAACCCTTTATCCCGACTGCGGCGCAGGGCTACTCCTAAGGCTGTTCAAAATGTATTTACCCCACCTGGGACGATAAGTTACGTAGGGGAAGAACGTTCTGGACCAGTAGAGACCGAAACGATAATTTATAATGAAAAGGAATATGAAAAGCTTGAAAATATTAAGCAGGGGCAACTAAATCCTGACTTGCACTACTGGTTTAATATTGATGGAGTTCATGATACGGATATTCTAGAGCAGGTAGGTAAGCGATTTCATTTACATCTATTATTGCTCGAAGATATTGCCAATACTACACAGAGACCTAAGACTGAATTCTATGGAGATTATATTTATCAATGCATTAAGATGATCTCTTATGACCGCGACAGCCAAGAATTAAAATCAGAGCAGGTCAGTATTATATTGACCTCTGATGCGGTGATTACTTTTCAAGAGAAGACTGGCGATGTATTTGAAAACGTACGTGATCGCTTAGAAAATAGCAAAGGAAGAATTAGAAAGGTCAAGCAAGACTATTTATTTTACGCTCTAATCGACAGCATAATAGACCATTATTTTATAGTAATGGAACAAATAGGAGACTATCTGGATGAGCTCGAGGACGAGATCTTTGACGACCCTAAAAAGGATTCCCTTAACCAGGCCCAGCACAATAAGAGATTGCTTTTAGATCTCAGGCGCGCGATTTACCCGTTAAGAGAATCCATAAGTAGATTATTAAAAGAAGACAGCAGTCTCATAGAATCGAAAACCCACGCCTTTCTTCAAGATGCCTATGACCATTGTATTCAAATCATCGAAACTTTAGAGTCTTTTAGAGAGATTAATGCTGGATTACGTGATATGTACCTCTCAAGCGTGAGCCACAAAATGAATCAAGTAATGCAGGTATTGACCGTAGTTTCTACCATGTTTATTCCTATGACTTTTGTAGCTGGAATTTATGGGATGAATTTTCAGCATATTCCAGAGTTGACTTGGGAACATGGTTATGCTTATTTCTGGATCATTAACGGATTTATAGCTGTGGTTCTTATCGCCTTTTTCAAATGGAAAAAATGGCTTTAA
- the uvrA gene encoding excinuclease ABC subunit UvrA — MIFEDIDVLSPKKNILIKGAALHNLKNLNAVIPRNQLVVITGLSGSGKSSLAFDTLYAEGQRRYVESLSSYARQFLGRLNKPKVEYIKGIAPAIAIEQKVNSTNPRSTVGTTTEIYDYLKLLFARIGKTYSPVSGDLVKKDTVTDVVNYIKEQEEGARLLLTTPLIVKGKRKTSEQLEVLLQQGYTRIKVNDDVKRFDDEELKIKDSDQVRLVVDRIIKRDGEDFYNRLADAIDTAFFEGKGLAFIEHLDGSATREFSNKFELDGMEFLEPNPHLFSFNNPYGACPKCEGYGDVIGIDEDLVIPNTGLSIYEEAIFPWRGESMSYYKNQLIKHADKFDFPIHRPWFELTAQQQKLVWTGNKYFDGLDAFFEELEAKAYKIQNRVMLSRYRGKTRCNLCGGTRLRKEADYVKIAGTTISELVMLPISELTPFFADLKLDENDAKIAHRLLIEINSRLSFLNDVGLNYLTLNRKSNTLSGGESQRINLATSLGSSLVGSMYILDEPSIGLHPRDTARLIKVLKNLRDLGNTVIVVEHDEEIMQAADTIIDIGPKAGTHGGEVVAAGSLGEILASDSLTAQYLNGSMEIPLPRKRRKHKYYIDIKGARQNNLKNIDVRFPLGVLTMITGVSGSGKSTLVKDILYPAVLKSLGGYGKKAGQFTSLNGKFENLKSVEFIDQNPIGKSSRSNPVTYVKAYDDIRNLFAQQKISKIRNYKAKHFSFNVDGGRCETCKGEGEVTIEMQFMADVTLLCETCQGKRFKKEILEVKFHDHNIYDILSLTINDAMEFFQKHKENKIIRKLKPLQDVGLGYVTLGQSSSTLSGGEAQRIKLASFLVKGDTPDKTLFIFDEPTTGLHFHDINKLLSSFNALIENGHSIIVIEHNMDLVKCADYIIDLGTEGGKLGGHLIASGTPEEVAQVEQSFTAPFIAEKLS; from the coding sequence ATGATTTTTGAAGATATTGATGTACTTAGTCCCAAGAAAAACATTCTAATTAAAGGAGCTGCGCTTCACAATCTCAAAAATCTAAATGCCGTTATACCTCGTAATCAGCTAGTGGTAATTACAGGCTTATCAGGCAGCGGTAAATCTTCCCTTGCCTTTGACACTCTTTACGCTGAAGGACAACGTCGCTATGTTGAAAGTCTATCGTCTTATGCCAGACAATTCCTAGGCAGACTGAACAAACCAAAGGTAGAGTACATTAAAGGTATTGCTCCTGCGATAGCCATTGAACAAAAAGTCAACAGTACCAATCCCAGATCAACGGTGGGAACAACCACTGAGATCTATGATTATTTGAAATTACTTTTTGCCAGGATAGGCAAAACCTACTCTCCCGTTTCCGGTGATTTGGTAAAAAAAGATACGGTTACCGATGTGGTCAACTACATTAAGGAACAGGAAGAAGGTGCTCGATTGTTACTGACCACCCCCTTGATTGTAAAAGGTAAGAGAAAGACTTCTGAACAACTAGAGGTCCTGTTGCAGCAGGGATATACTAGAATTAAGGTAAATGATGATGTAAAGCGTTTCGATGATGAGGAACTCAAAATCAAAGATTCAGATCAGGTCCGTCTTGTCGTTGACAGAATCATAAAACGTGACGGAGAAGATTTTTACAACCGCCTAGCCGATGCGATCGACACAGCCTTTTTTGAAGGTAAAGGTTTAGCTTTTATTGAGCACTTGGACGGATCAGCCACTCGTGAGTTCAGCAATAAGTTTGAACTGGACGGGATGGAATTTCTAGAACCCAATCCCCATCTTTTTAGTTTCAATAATCCTTATGGTGCCTGCCCTAAATGTGAAGGCTACGGCGATGTGATAGGAATTGATGAAGATCTAGTCATTCCCAATACAGGACTCAGCATCTATGAAGAAGCCATTTTTCCTTGGCGTGGTGAGAGCATGTCCTACTATAAAAATCAGTTGATCAAACATGCCGATAAATTTGATTTTCCTATTCACAGACCTTGGTTTGAATTGACTGCCCAGCAACAGAAACTGGTCTGGACTGGAAATAAATACTTTGATGGATTAGATGCCTTTTTTGAGGAGCTTGAAGCGAAAGCTTACAAAATTCAAAACCGCGTCATGCTTTCTCGCTATCGAGGAAAGACCAGATGTAATCTTTGTGGGGGAACGCGCCTGCGCAAGGAAGCAGATTACGTAAAAATTGCCGGGACTACTATATCGGAGCTGGTTATGTTGCCTATTAGTGAACTCACCCCATTTTTTGCAGACTTAAAACTTGATGAAAATGATGCCAAAATCGCGCACCGTCTCCTTATTGAAATCAACAGCAGATTATCGTTCCTGAATGATGTAGGACTCAATTACCTTACTCTTAATCGCAAATCAAACACTCTTTCTGGAGGTGAATCGCAGCGTATCAACCTAGCCACTTCACTGGGGAGTAGTCTAGTGGGAAGTATGTACATCCTTGACGAGCCCAGCATAGGTTTACACCCTCGCGATACGGCGAGACTTATCAAAGTCTTGAAAAATCTACGGGATCTAGGCAACACGGTCATTGTTGTGGAGCATGACGAGGAAATCATGCAGGCAGCAGATACCATCATCGACATAGGCCCTAAGGCGGGAACACACGGTGGTGAAGTCGTAGCAGCTGGATCACTGGGTGAAATACTAGCTTCAGACTCATTAACTGCTCAATATTTAAATGGGTCTATGGAGATTCCGCTTCCGCGAAAGCGTAGAAAGCATAAGTATTATATAGACATTAAGGGCGCACGTCAAAACAATCTTAAGAATATTGATGTGCGTTTCCCGCTGGGTGTTCTGACCATGATCACGGGAGTCTCAGGGAGTGGAAAATCGACATTGGTAAAAGATATTCTATATCCAGCAGTTTTGAAGTCGCTGGGTGGCTACGGCAAAAAGGCCGGGCAGTTTACGTCACTGAATGGAAAATTTGAGAATTTAAAGTCTGTAGAATTTATTGACCAGAATCCCATAGGTAAAAGCTCAAGATCCAATCCGGTCACTTATGTCAAAGCTTATGACGATATCAGAAATCTTTTTGCACAACAGAAGATCTCTAAAATCAGAAATTATAAAGCAAAGCATTTTAGTTTCAATGTAGATGGAGGAAGGTGTGAGACTTGTAAGGGCGAGGGCGAGGTCACTATTGAGATGCAGTTCATGGCTGATGTTACCCTCTTATGTGAGACCTGCCAGGGTAAGCGCTTTAAGAAAGAAATTCTGGAAGTCAAGTTTCACGATCACAATATTTACGACATACTCAGTCTGACCATTAACGATGCGATGGAGTTTTTCCAGAAGCATAAGGAAAACAAGATTATCAGAAAACTGAAACCACTTCAAGATGTGGGGCTGGGCTATGTAACCTTAGGCCAGAGTTCCTCTACATTGTCTGGTGGAGAAGCGCAAAGGATCAAATTGGCTAGTTTCTTAGTAAAAGGAGACACGCCAGATAAGACCTTGTTTATATTTGATGAACCTACCACCGGTCTTCATTTCCACGATATCAATAAACTCTTGAGTAGTTTTAATGCACTCATTGAAAATGGTCATTCCATAATCGTTATTGAGCATAATATGGACCTTGTTAAATGTGCTGATTATATAATTGATCTAGGAACTGAAGGCGGGAAACTAGGTGGCCATCTCATCGCAAGTGGCACACCGGAGGAGGTTGCACAAGTCGAGCAAAGCTTTACAGCACCATTTATCGCAGAAAAACTATCTTAG
- a CDS encoding RNA polymerase sigma factor has product MKNEMIKDAALVSQYLDGSESALETLIYRHKQRIYSFIFSKVHDRDVTEDIFQDCFIKVIKTLKKGKYNEEGKFLPWVMRIAHNLVIDHFRRNKRMPKFQSRNDFDIFDVISDGDLSKEDDMILDQVHKDVKNLIDELPEDQKEVLTMRIYKEMSFKEIAEATDVSINTALGRMRYALINMRKVIDKNNIILTR; this is encoded by the coding sequence ATGAAAAATGAAATGATTAAGGATGCTGCGCTGGTTAGTCAGTATCTAGATGGTAGTGAGTCTGCACTAGAAACGCTTATCTACAGACACAAACAACGTATTTACAGTTTTATTTTCTCAAAGGTCCACGATCGTGACGTTACTGAAGATATTTTTCAGGACTGCTTTATTAAAGTGATCAAAACTTTGAAAAAGGGAAAATATAATGAAGAAGGAAAGTTCTTGCCCTGGGTAATGCGTATCGCACATAACCTTGTCATCGATCATTTTAGACGTAATAAGCGCATGCCTAAATTCCAATCGCGCAATGACTTTGACATCTTCGACGTTATAAGTGATGGAGATTTAAGCAAGGAAGATGATATGATACTGGATCAAGTTCACAAAGACGTGAAAAATTTGATCGACGAGTTGCCAGAGGATCAGAAAGAAGTTCTCACTATGAGAATTTATAAGGAAATGAGTTTTAAGGAAATCGCTGAAGCGACAGACGTAAGCATCAATACAGCTTTAGGAAGAATGCGTTACGCCCTTATCAATATGAGAAAGGTGATTGATAAAAATAACATAATTCTTACCAGGTAG
- a CDS encoding endonuclease III domain-containing protein → MLKSEKVEFIINKLEELYPSIPVPLDHKDPYTLLIAVLMSAQSTDVRVNQITPLLFAKADNPYDMVKLSVEEIREIIKPVGLSPMKSKGIHGLSKILIERHNGSVPQTYEELEELPAVGHKTAAVVLSQAFGIPAFPVDTHIHRLMYRWNLSNGKNVVQTERDAKRLFPEHKWNDLHLQIIWYGREYSPARGWDLNKDVITSTVGRKSVLNDYYKTLSRKRNNQILSSKK, encoded by the coding sequence ATGCTCAAATCAGAAAAGGTTGAATTTATCATAAATAAGCTGGAAGAACTGTATCCATCTATTCCTGTTCCTTTAGACCATAAAGATCCCTACACCTTACTGATTGCAGTACTTATGAGTGCACAGAGTACTGATGTACGTGTGAACCAGATCACGCCGTTACTTTTCGCGAAAGCGGACAACCCCTACGACATGGTGAAGTTAAGTGTTGAAGAGATAAGGGAAATCATCAAACCAGTGGGATTATCTCCCATGAAGTCTAAGGGAATTCATGGATTGTCAAAAATCCTGATTGAGAGACACAATGGATCAGTCCCTCAAACCTACGAGGAACTCGAGGAGTTGCCCGCTGTGGGACATAAAACTGCTGCGGTAGTTTTGTCTCAAGCTTTTGGGATACCAGCATTTCCAGTAGACACTCACATTCATAGACTTATGTACCGCTGGAATCTGTCAAACGGTAAGAATGTGGTTCAAACGGAGCGGGACGCAAAACGGTTGTTTCCAGAACACAAATGGAATGATTTGCACCTACAGATCATATGGTATGGTCGGGAATACAGCCCTGCTCGAGGCTGGGATCTCAACAAAGATGTTATAACAAGTACGGTGGGAAGAAAATCAGTACTGAACGATTACTACAAAACGCTTTCGCGAAAGCGAAATAATCAAATTCTCTCTTCAAAAAAATAA
- the bcp gene encoding thioredoxin-dependent thiol peroxidase has translation MTSLKAGDKAPDFSIPNQDGDTISLADFKGKKLVLFFYPKASTPGCTAEACNLRDNVEQFKAKGYEILGASADSQKRQSNFKNKYELPYDLLADEDHQLLNAYQVWGPKKFMGREYDGIHRTTFVIDENGIIEEVIQKVKTKDHAAQIL, from the coding sequence ATGACAAGCTTAAAAGCAGGCGATAAAGCCCCAGATTTCTCAATTCCCAATCAAGACGGAGATACCATCTCACTAGCCGATTTCAAAGGTAAAAAGTTAGTATTGTTTTTCTATCCTAAGGCAAGTACTCCCGGTTGTACCGCAGAGGCGTGTAATCTTAGAGATAACGTTGAGCAATTTAAAGCTAAGGGCTATGAAATACTAGGTGCAAGCGCAGATAGCCAAAAAAGACAATCCAACTTTAAAAACAAATATGAACTTCCATATGATTTACTTGCTGATGAGGATCACCAGTTATTAAATGCATATCAAGTCTGGGGGCCTAAAAAATTTATGGGCCGTGAATATGACGGAATCCACCGCACCACATTTGTTATCGATGAAAATGGAATTATAGAAGAGGTGATTCAAAAGGTAAAAACTAAGGATCACGCTGCTCAGATCTTATAG
- a CDS encoding nicotinate-nucleotide adenylyltransferase, with the protein MGISLLGDHDFESVPSIKNKALRINLNQNIYGTFAEIGAGQETVRNFFRAGGASGTIAKAMSAYDKDFSDAVYGIQDDGRYVTEARLRKMLQYEMGLIEERLSREKHPTKLFFTYANTVATIDFAKRYMGHGWLGIRFQVNPEEEFSEIVLHVRFKERDARLQQNTLGILGTNLIYGAFYKHDQPKKLLQYLYDHIDKDKIEIDMINFEGPIFKDVDNRLMSLQLIKNGMTEAVMFGPDGNNILSAKILYKKNVLALRGSFRPVTKVNMDMYETARRRFLKSGTVKEEKLETLFEITLSNLRASGEIDEEDFLHRAELLCSLGQTVMISNFKEYYRLVEYLNNYTKERIGLVMGVNNLIDVFDTKYYTHLSGGILEAFGKLFFKDLRVYLYPLKDPETGELTTSENLKVHPRMKELYKFFKYNGKLKDLEDYDSEILHIFSREVLRMIENGEEGWKDMVPEGIPELIESHNLFGCETQLEDEEEYHEEDAPL; encoded by the coding sequence ATGGGTATAAGTCTATTAGGCGATCACGATTTTGAGTCTGTCCCTTCTATTAAAAACAAAGCTTTACGTATCAACCTGAACCAGAACATCTACGGCACATTTGCAGAGATAGGTGCAGGACAAGAAACTGTTCGGAACTTTTTTAGAGCTGGAGGAGCTTCTGGAACCATAGCCAAAGCGATGAGCGCATACGACAAAGATTTCTCTGACGCCGTTTATGGCATTCAGGATGACGGTCGTTATGTCACTGAAGCAAGATTGAGAAAAATGCTTCAGTACGAAATGGGTCTTATTGAAGAGCGCCTATCTCGAGAGAAACACCCGACCAAACTATTCTTTACCTACGCAAATACAGTCGCAACCATTGATTTTGCCAAACGTTACATGGGGCATGGATGGCTAGGTATACGCTTTCAGGTCAATCCAGAAGAAGAGTTTTCTGAAATTGTATTACATGTTAGGTTCAAAGAACGTGATGCTCGATTGCAGCAAAATACCTTAGGAATATTAGGTACTAATCTTATTTACGGTGCCTTTTACAAACACGATCAACCTAAAAAATTGCTCCAATATTTATATGATCATATCGACAAGGATAAGATCGAGATTGATATGATCAATTTTGAAGGTCCTATCTTCAAAGATGTGGACAATCGTTTGATGAGTCTTCAGTTGATCAAAAACGGTATGACCGAGGCGGTAATGTTTGGTCCAGATGGGAATAATATTCTGAGTGCAAAGATCCTTTATAAGAAAAATGTCCTTGCTCTAAGAGGTAGCTTTAGACCAGTAACTAAGGTAAACATGGACATGTATGAAACTGCTCGTCGCAGATTTTTAAAATCAGGTACAGTCAAGGAAGAAAAACTAGAGACACTTTTTGAAATCACGCTTTCTAATCTGCGCGCTAGTGGGGAGATTGATGAAGAAGATTTCTTGCATAGAGCTGAACTGCTTTGTTCATTAGGACAGACGGTGATGATTTCTAATTTCAAAGAGTATTATCGACTGGTTGAGTATCTGAATAATTATACTAAGGAGCGAATAGGTCTCGTAATGGGGGTCAATAACCTTATTGATGTTTTTGACACAAAATATTACACGCACCTAAGTGGAGGGATTCTTGAAGCGTTTGGAAAATTATTCTTTAAAGATCTGAGAGTTTACCTATACCCACTTAAAGATCCTGAAACAGGAGAACTTACGACTAGTGAAAACCTAAAGGTGCATCCACGTATGAAAGAGCTTTACAAGTTCTTCAAATACAATGGTAAACTCAAGGATCTAGAAGATTATGATTCTGAAATTTTACATATTTTCTCTCGTGAGGTTCTCAGAATGATTGAAAATGGCGAAGAGGGTTGGAAAGATATGGTGCCAGAAGGTATTCCAGAATTGATTGAGTCCCACAACCTATTCGGGTGTGAGACTCAACTAGAAGATGAGGAAGAATATCACGAAGAGGATGCTCCTCTATAA
- a CDS encoding MBL fold metallo-hydrolase: protein MELEFTFLGTGTSQGIPIIGSNHPVCLSADPKDKRLRVSGLIKINGVNIVIDCGPDFRQQMLSNHVDRLDAVLFTHEHADHTAGLDDLRPFYFRQGDLDCYMTERVKKSLEERFQYIFTTVDKYPGVANLDVHVFDEDPFQVGDVQIIPIEADHGYLPVHGFRIADFAYMTDVKKIPSYSMKRLRGLDVLVINALREEAHNSHLNLEEALELVSRLKPKRTYFTHISHHLGFHQEVQERLPENIYLAYDNLKITSPN from the coding sequence ATGGAGCTGGAATTTACTTTTTTAGGTACAGGTACATCACAGGGTATTCCCATAATAGGAAGCAATCATCCAGTATGTTTAAGCGCTGATCCTAAGGATAAAAGACTTCGGGTAAGTGGACTTATCAAAATAAACGGAGTCAACATCGTCATTGATTGTGGTCCAGATTTCAGACAACAAATGCTTAGTAATCACGTCGATCGTTTAGACGCTGTGCTATTTACCCATGAGCATGCTGATCATACTGCCGGTCTTGATGATTTAAGACCATTTTATTTTAGGCAAGGAGATCTGGATTGCTATATGACAGAGCGTGTGAAAAAATCTCTTGAAGAGCGATTCCAGTACATTTTTACCACTGTTGATAAATATCCGGGTGTAGCAAATCTAGATGTACATGTTTTTGATGAAGATCCTTTTCAAGTGGGAGATGTACAAATAATTCCCATAGAAGCAGATCACGGCTATCTACCTGTTCACGGTTTTAGAATTGCGGATTTTGCTTACATGACAGATGTAAAGAAGATTCCATCCTACTCCATGAAAAGACTTAGGGGTCTAGACGTTCTGGTAATCAATGCTCTTAGAGAAGAAGCTCACAACAGCCATCTTAATCTTGAGGAAGCATTAGAACTTGTAAGCAGGCTCAAGCCTAAACGTACTTACTTTACACACATTAGTCACCATTTAGGGTTTCATCAAGAAGTACAGGAAAGACTACCTGAAAATATCTATCTCGCATACGATAACTTAAAAATCACATCACCTAATTGA